One stretch of Rhipicephalus sanguineus isolate Rsan-2018 chromosome 10, BIME_Rsan_1.4, whole genome shotgun sequence DNA includes these proteins:
- the LOC119371731 gene encoding ATP synthase subunit alpha, mitochondrial — MAFVSARFTGAFAKQLVRGVAKYPTRCTGVSSYVARHFSTSKCVSAGPGAAEVSSILEQRVLAQATTANLEETGRVLSIGDGIARVYGLKNIQAEEMVEFSSGLKGMALNLEPDNVGIVVFGNDKLIKEGDIVKRTGAIVDVPVGPELLGRVVDALGNPIDGKGPVACKGRARVGVKAPGIIPRISVKEPMLTGIKAVDSLVPIGRGQRELIIGDRQTGKTAIAIDAIINQKRFNEGSDEKKKLYCIYVAIGQKRSTVAQIVKRLTGADAMKYTIIVSATASDAAPLQYLAPYAGCAMGEYFRDNGMHGLIIYDDLSKQAVAYRQMSLLLRRPPGREAYPGDVFYLHSRLLERAAKMNDSFGAGSLTALPVIETQAGDVSAYIPTNVISITDGQIFLETELFYKGIRPAINVGLSVSRVGSAAQTRAMKQVAGSMKLELAQYREVAAFAQFGSDLDAATQQLLNRGVRLTELLKQGQYNPMAIEEQVAVIYTGVRGYLDKMDPSHINRFEQEFLQHIKATQKDLLATIAQEGKISDETDAKLKKVVTDFMATFQQ, encoded by the coding sequence ATGGCTTTCGTGTCTGCAAGATTTACCGGCGCATTCGCCAAACAACTGGTCAGGGGCGTTGCCAAGTACCCGACGCGCTGCACGGGCGTGAGTTCGTACGTTGCGCGACACTTTTCCACCTCGAAATGTGTGTCAGCCGGTCCCGGTGCGGCCGAGGTGTCCTCCATCTTGGAGCAACGCGTCCTGGCCCAGGCGACCACGGCCAATCTGGAGGAGACCGGTCGCGTTCTGTCCATCGGTGACGGTATCGCCCGCGTCTACGGACTTAAGAACATCCAGGCCGAGGAGATGGTGGAGTTCTCCAGCGGCCTCAAGGGCATGGCCTTGAACTTGGAGCCCGACAACGTCGGTATCGTCGTGTTCGGTAACGACAAGCTCATCAAGGAAGGTGACATTGTCAAGCGGACCGGTGCCATCGTCGACGTGCCCGTCGGACCCGAACTTCTGGGTCGCGTCGTGGACGCCTTGGGCAACCCAATCGACGGCAAAGGACCCGTGGCCTGCAAGGGCAGGGCCCGCGTCGGAGTCAAGGCGCCCGGCATTATCCCCCGAATCTCCGTCAAGGAGCCCATGTTGACTGGCATCAAGGCTGTAGACAGCCTGGTGCCCATCGGTCGTGGCCAACGTGAGCTCATCATCGGCGACCGTCAGACGGGCAAGACCGCCATCGCCATCGACGCCATCATAAACCAGAAGCGCTTCAACGAAGGCTCGGATGAGAAGAAGAAACTGTACTGTATCTACGTCGCCATCGGCCAGAAGAGGAGTACCGTCGCGCAGATCGTCAAGCGGCTCACGGGCGCCGACGCCATGAAGTACACTATCATCGTGAGTGCCACGGCGTCGGACGCCGCCCCCCTGCAGTACCTGGCACCCTACGCCGGCTGCGCCATGGGCGAGTACTTCAGGGACAACGGCATGCACGGCCTCATCATCTACGACGACTTGTCCAAGCAGGCTGTGGCTTACCGCCAGATGTCTTTGCTGTTGCGGCGACCCCCTGGTCGTGAGGCCTACCCGGGAGACGTCTTCTACCTCCACTCGCGTCTTCTGGAGCGTGCTGCCAAGATGAACGACTCCTTCGGAGCCGGCTCCCTCACCGCTCTTCCCGTCATCGAAACCCAGGCCGGAGACGTGTCCGCCTACATCCCGACCAACGTCATCTCCATCACGGACGGCCAGATCTTTCTGGAGACCGAACTCTTCTACAAGGGCATCCGGCCCGCCATCAACGTCGGCCTGTCCGTCAGTCGTGTAGGTTCGGCTGCCCAGACCAGGGCCATGAAGCAGGTCGCCGGTTCCATGAAGCTCGAGTTGGCGCAGTACCGAGAAGTGGCTGCATTCGCGCAGTTCGGCTCTGATCTCGACGCCGCCACGCAGCAACTGCTCAACCGGGGAGTCCGTCTGACGGAGCTCCTGAAGCAGGGTCAGTACAACCCGATGGCCATCGAAGAGCAGGTGGCGGTCATCTACACGGGCGTGCGTGGCTACCTCGACAAGATGGACCCCTCGCACATCAACCGCTTCGAGCAAGAGTTCCTGCAGCACATCAAGGCCACGCAGAAGGACCTCTTGGCGACCATCGCCCAGGAGGGCAAGATCAGCGACGAGACGGACGCGAAGCTCAAGAAGGTCGTCACGGACTTCATGGCGACGTTCCAGCAGTGA